Within Channa argus isolate prfri chromosome 4, Channa argus male v1.0, whole genome shotgun sequence, the genomic segment atcttttttttaatacaaaaaacttAACAGCATTTACCTAATGAAATGATTGTAGTTGTTAAACTATGACTATGTTAAAGTATTGTATGATGATACATGTATTTTAGACTCAGACCCAATATGTTTTCCTACATGGGAACCAAGGATAAGAGGGCCATCACTGTGCAAGAGATTGCTGTGCTAAAGTGAGTTTGTGATCCAGTAAGCAAAATGATTCAAACTGTTCTATTCTTTGGtgtttgaaacatttctatttgtCCACTCAGGATCACAGCTGAGAGGTTGGCTCACCTTAACAAGTGCCTCATAAACCTCAAAGTGGGAAACTTCTGCTACAAGAACCATCCTCTAAAGCTGGGGGAGCTGCAGGGAAATCACTTCACCGTGGTCATCAGGTCAGCAGATGAGAACAGATGTTTCACATGGCTTTTATTCATGTGCATTACAGCCCATGGTAGTTATCTGTAAACTGGAGCCATTATTCCTTATGCTTACAGTTGATGTgaatacaaaatgacaaaacagttgaaagaataaaataaaaagaccagTCATTAATTACGTTTTGTCATGATGGCTTATTTGCAAAAATGTGCCGTCATCATCAGTCTCCAAAAATGCACGTCACCAAGGTGATGATGTATATGTTGTATTCTAATCATCAAACTCATCTGAAATAACCATTGATATCAATACAAATTTTGTTACTAATAATGACGGAAAGCTTAGTGTTTATCACTGTTACTCTTCTACTTGATTCCAAGTATTATTTAATCCACCTTTACTAGCGTGTTTATACACAATTCATTAGCAAGATCAGGTCAAAAGTCCTACGGGTGTTAAAAATCTTAATCTCTTTCATGTAGTATTGTGATTTTGCTTCTAGCCTCTACTACTTCCACTACTAAAACTCTTTTAGGCCCACTGTGTCCAGTCTTGTCTTGTTTATTTAGCATTACTCTGGACAACTCTCAccatttgtatttgttgacaTATTTTTGTATCAGGAACATCTCAGGAACAGATGAACAGGTCCATCAGGCCCTGACATCTCTCAAGCAAACAGGCTTCATCAACTACTATGGGATGCAGCGCTTCGGCACCACAGCTGTTCCTACACAACAAGTTGGCCGGTAAGGTCATAATATGGAGACAGTGGAATAAATTTTGACAGGTTGGTAGGACTTGACTGCAAAATTGTtggttttctcattttgttcgTGACAGGGCCATCTTGAGAAATGACTGGAATGAGGTGATGGATTTGATTCTGAAACCTCGTCCTGGAGGTAATAAACTATTGTGCcaaactttttttcttgtttctacAAAGTGTTTCCAAAGTAATTCAGCATTTTTCCTAACCTTTATTGCTTTCCACAGCTGAGAAAGAATTCCTGGTCCGTTGCAGGGAAGAGTGGGCAAAGACTCAGGACCCAGAGGCAGCACTGAAAAAGCTGCCCAACAAGCGCTGTGTGGAGGGGCAGCTGTTACGAGGCCTGTCTATGTATGGCAAGAAGAACATTGTCACTGCCTTTGGACTGGTTGGTTTTTgactaataatatttaattaggATGAAAATAAGTATGAGAAAATAATCCCATACAAAAGatgtaaaacttttatttatttatttatttattttgcagccattCAAAGAGCTCTAACACAGATACTGCTAAATTATCAAAGTAAAACTAGGGTAATAGTTAGAAGGCGCTACAGTGCTTTAGCTTTTCAGCTCtagctttttttgtctttacagaaTTCGGTTGTATCGTGCTTttaggggggcctggtggctcagtggaaGAGCATTGGCAGGGCGAACCAGGTgtggccaccttggtgccggtcccgaacCCGAATAATACGGgcgggttgcggcaggaagggcatccgttgTAAAAACACacccaaatcaacgtgtggacacattccactgtggtgacccctgaagggacaagccgaaagccgttgatgtTTGCTTGGATTGTTTTTTTAGCCACTAATGTAGCTTTTTTagcagagatgaggagcaaCTCACTTCTTTTTTACTCGACTCCctcacatttcttttgtttaagcAACGCTGGCTCAAGAAGACCTACAAGACCTAAAGTACATTTAGTAAATTCTCAGTGGGTTAACACATTTGCTGGCTGTTTATTTATATCCAGCAAGACAAGCTTATGTTCTCTCCAATAGCTTtttgctctttatttatttatttattgtttcttttccaGATCCCCCGTAACAACCGTCTGATGTACATCCACAGCTACCAGAGCGTAGTATGGAACACCATGGTGAGCCGCAGAATCGAAGCCTTTGGCCTGAAGCCTACGGGAGGGGATTTGGTGCTCAAAGGAAGTTAGTAGTTCATGTTTTCTTCTAGCTAGAGGATGAGTTAAACATTTGGGGGAAATGTGCTTATTTGCCTTCTTACTcctgggggaaaaaatgcataaattatAATTGTATGCTTAATTTCTTGAGCAGACGGATCCGAGTAGACTTAGCCAGCAtagctgttttcacatttccaGTCTTTGTTCTAAGTTAAGGTCTGCCTGTTGTAACTCCATATTTCTCATACAGACATGAGTGGTATCAATCTTGTCATATAATTGGATTCCTGTAAATGTCAAACTGCTGCTCAATCATAGTTTCTTTAAAAGAAgttacaaatttacatttaaatgcaccaaCATTTGAAAATCCTTTGTTTGAAGTCTTTAAAAGCCGCCAGATAGTAGTACTGCCAAGACCTCAGCCTGACTGGTACAGCTTTTAACCAATTATTTGTATAATTTAAAACCAATAATAactcatttaaaacacatgtaaTGTCATGGAATTTCAGTACATCATATTTTCAGCCTTGTGATTTAATGAAGAAATTGCTGTTTACTTTAATGAAGCCACAGCCCATGTGCTGTCtgcagaggaggcagagagtCACTCCATCCACGACATAGTGATGCCACTTCCTGGGTTTGACGTCATCTACCCAACTCACCACGGTAAATAGTTCTGTGTGTTAATTAGTTTCATGTTGCATCCAAGGATTGCTGTGAAAACGGTTGCTTTACCCCTTATGTGCTTGAAAATAGTGACaccttatttttatgttttgtttgtttatttattaagctacacacacacacacacacacacacactgaacaggtTTAAACCATGTCAGCCTAATGGGCACAAATCAGTATGCCATAATCACcgataacaaataaataaatattttttagaaaCTTTCtgataatgttttgtgtgttttgatcaGTGGGTAAAGGATACAGAGAGCTGCTTGCTGCAGATGGGCTGGACATCGACAACATGAGACACAAAGTGAAGGACTACTCTCTGGCAGGAGCCTATAGACGAATCCTCATCAGACCTAGTGATGTCAGCTGGTTAGCAGGCCTTTCAGTGCATACAGTGAAATACACTGCAGGTTAAAATGTTGCCAGCCATTGGTATGAAATGGTGTGCTGTCTGTTTCATGTAGGGAGGTGATTCACTATGATGACCCCCGGATCTCACTGGTGCACACTGATTTTGAGAAACTAGAGAACAAACCTGCACCAGTCTTCAACAAAGGTAAATTCATTCTTGAACCATCTTTAAAGTGCTATTAAACTGTATACATGTATGGACACAAGAGAAAGACTGGCCTAATGTTAATCAGTTAATATTCAGTTAAAAGTTAGGGGATTCTTCCATATAGCAGAGAGGAAATGACCGAGAGAGAGATTTCAAATAGGTCCGTGGCCTCTCTAGGATGTTGTGGTTCATAGTGTAGGCCCGAGTTTGAGCAACCAATTATTTACTGATGCTCTGAACTGTTTTGTTATTATAGATTATTAAAAAGACTGTATTTGACCTTGGGACACAGCTGAGTTGAAATATCATTTATGAATATATCTAGTGCACACATCTGAATTCAACAGGGGTTTTAAAAAAGAGGGGCTGACTGCTGCCTATTTGTACTTACAAACGAACATTTCTGAGATATATCCTGTTGTATAATAAAAGCCAGAAATATTGAAACGAGGCTTGCAATCTGagttgtcatttacattttgaatttttgaaaaaacatgaaaaatacttGATTCCAGCATCTTAATTATAGGCTagaaatataatgtaataactGAGTTGTGCcatttttctcaaaaacaatgaaaatatcCTCAGAATAGTTAATaggcaattacattttttcaatgaATTAACCAGGTAATGGACTGATTGCTGTAGCTCTGGCAGTTTGACATTCTACTTCCTTTCTGTAAAATATCTAATTAAAcggtttcttttctttatccATCAGAGGGGAAGTATCGCGCTCTGCGGATGGAGTTTTCTCTGCCTCCGTCAACCTATGCTACCATGGCAATAAGAGAAGTTCTCAAGTTGGACACTAGCatcaaaaaacagacacaactcAACACCACCTGGTTCAACTGAGACCAAAACAAACTCTACTAAACAGGCCTGATGCTGTAGGCTGCTAAGCACCTGTATACTGTGTACCTACTGTTGTGAGTGTTTTATCTGTCTGTGAGAGTGTGCGCTTGGGTTCGGTGTGAATCCAAATGTTAATTCTTTGAAGTACAAAGAGAAccaattcagcttttttttaattattattattattattattattattattataattatgtttttatttgggcttaaacatttctgtgctgcagtgacTCATCATAATTAACAATGATTTCAGTGAACCGAAACttgggcttttgttttttaacattaaactcaaagaaaattaaaaatgtttaaaggctGAGTTTACAGAGTTTGAACATTGTCGAGGTGGTGCCATGTTTTAATTTGGTTTCCTTTTATATTTTGAGGGTTTTAGCCACAGTTTTGCATTCTAAAGACATATTTCTTTCCCTAATTGGGTAAACGGTGTCTCCCTCTACTGGCCATATGAGCTTAGTGTCTTTCCAATGGAGGATcgaaaatgtattttgctttCAGATTGCTGCTGGTCAGAACAGGAGCTGTGGAGCTAACCATCTGTCTCTGTGGCTTATGCCAGCTGGCAGGATGCAGCTGCCCACTCAAACTAAATGTGGTTACTAATCATATCCTTCACCCTGGGGCTATGTCTGCCCTCGGGCTTGGGTCATATCTGTATTTTAATGCTCTAAGCCTTTTTGTAACTGTGGTCTGCTGTACTAAAACACAaccatcatttttatttttctatcccTCTTACTTTAGTTGTCCGCCTTTCGTGGCACagttaaatgtaaacaaaaggtCTCCAACAAGAATACAGATCAAAGTAATGGGAACTAACTTACTTCTCAAAGAactaagacaaaaaaacagctaTAATATAAGATGATATATTCATATACTCTTAAATaccataaaaattaaataagtttGGATACCGGCCTTTgtcctttctgtgttttactaAGAGATGTCTGAAGTGTAGTAAACTGATGGAGGatgaaagttaaaatgtaaaactgttgaTCTAATCTGTCTATGCTAACAAAAGGCCTATAGAGGCAGGTGCAGTTCCCAGTAATCAAGTTCTGAGATAAAGTCAATGGAGAGTACAACCATGTAggcagtgtttttttgttttgtttttttacagtgactttaatatttacaaaacacaatttgtatAATAATCAATGCTGGGAGCAAATAGGAATTTTGTTGTCAACTTGTACTTAATTACAAAGGAGGTTATTGTTTTTATAGAGCTTTTCAAACCGCATGTATTACAAAATCTGAGCCCAAATGTCAATTAGTAACTTTTTGGAGCATTCACTGcttttgagtcttttttttttttttttttttttttttacaattacgctcagaaaaaaatgcaagtaGACCCTTTAACCTGTCTGCATACAGGCGGTCGAAGTGCTGAGAACATTTCAggcccaaacaaaacaaaaactgatgattgtttattagtgtttttgaaataagacattttaaatcagCATTCAAGCTTTAACTTAGCAATTATGTGCAGCTAAATTTTACAATGGAAATTGAAGTTACGTAAGTGGTCAACAGACATTATTTAGCCGGACAAAATTTTGACTAAATCAATGAAAATTTATTTGAGGTTAAGGATTCCTAATTAATCGCTAACTATGGCATGTCAATGACAATGTATATAGGAACTTGAGCAAAACTGATCCTCTGATCATCTTTTCAAGGCAGGTGTGAGGCTCTGTTTGCACTACCAAGAGGCATACAGTTGTCATAGAAGATCTGGAAAGAGCTGCTAACATAAGTTACCCTCTTGAGGAACTCTTCCAGCTGCTGCACGGTCATCTCCTGAACCTTATTATTCTCCCTGTCATTAAGGCCATAGGCTGCAAACGCAGGAAACTTTGAACGCTCCGAGAATGGTGCATTGTGGTCAAAATCAACGCAACAGTAAGCTGACCAGAGGTACGTGGGGATCCCCAGGCGGTTGATGTTGTTACGGCGGATCGTGTGCCCAGAGGTCGTGATCCCAGTGACCATGTAGGCAGTACCGCGGCAGTAGTTGTTGAGCCTCCTGCGGATGATGTGCTCGTGGTGTGCCCAGGGACCGATGTTGAACTCTCGAACCTGAGGAACCACATTCGTCAGGGTGTAGGTGGCCGCTTTGTCATCGGGGTCGGCCTGGTGCTCGTCTGGATTTAGTTGACCACGTTCAAACATCACAGTGTCTGAGTAGTCGTCCAGAACAGCCTGAACATCTTCAAAACTCTTGTGAACCCTTTCTGAAGGGAACTGCTCCATCTCTCTGGAGCCAGACAATGTGGACAGCTGCCAGAAATAAGCATTGCggttaatgaaaacaaattactgtTTAGAGCATTATTCCTCCCCTAAACTACTACTTACCTGAGGTTCATACATCCAGGGAACATAAACTTTCTTAAAGCCATCAGAGCGCTTGAAGGTGTACGCAGAATAAATAGGGATGTGGTTGTA encodes:
- the pus7 gene encoding pseudouridylate synthase 7 homolog isoform X2, which gives rise to MAEVEPVLVAVLAGEKRGCPEDEEKDTPSKKPRVESDQENEGLPHQDEEECLEGEANDGEEDGETFADMMKHGLTELDVGILKYVSDHEGFSGILKERYSDFVVHEINKQGKIVHLDDLTIPADAEEVPEALEQPNESDILTEEQKKQLGELQLFKNKEGSVSIEVIDDTKEKRTLVHKAIKTQFPGLETKTEEKDGQKFIVAYHTAGKKALAAPRKHFWPKNRGSFCHLVLYKENKDTMDAINVLSKFLRLRPNMFSYMGTKDKRAITVQEIAVLKITAERLAHLNKCLINLKVGNFCYKNHPLKLGELQGNHFTVVIRNISGTDEQVHQALTSLKQTGFINYYGMQRFGTTAVPTQQVGRAILRNDWNEVMDLILKPRPGAEKEFLVRCREEWAKTQDPEAALKKLPNKRCVEGQLLRGLSMYGKKNIVTAFGLIPRNNRLMYIHSYQSVVWNTMVSRRIEAFGLKPTGGDLVLKGTTAHVLSAEEAESHSIHDIVMPLPGFDVIYPTHHVGKGYRELLAADGLDIDNMRHKVKDYSLAGAYRRILIRPSDVSWEVIHYDDPRISLVHTDFEKLENKPAPVFNKEGKYRALRMEFSLPPSTYATMAIREVLKLDTSIKKQTQLNTTWFN
- the pus7 gene encoding pseudouridylate synthase 7 homolog isoform X1, with the translated sequence MAEVEPVLVAVLAGEKRGCPEDEEKDTPSKKPRVESDQENEGLPHQDEEECLEGEANDGEEDGETFADMMKHGLTELDVGILKYVSDHEGFSGILKERYSDFVVHEINKQGKIVHLDDLTIPADAEEVPEALEQPNESDILTEEQKKQLGELQLFKNKEGSVSIEVIDDTKEKRTLVHKAIKTQFPGLETKTEEKDGQKFIVAYHTAGKKALAEVKTATAPRKHFWPKNRGSFCHLVLYKENKDTMDAINVLSKFLRLRPNMFSYMGTKDKRAITVQEIAVLKITAERLAHLNKCLINLKVGNFCYKNHPLKLGELQGNHFTVVIRNISGTDEQVHQALTSLKQTGFINYYGMQRFGTTAVPTQQVGRAILRNDWNEVMDLILKPRPGAEKEFLVRCREEWAKTQDPEAALKKLPNKRCVEGQLLRGLSMYGKKNIVTAFGLIPRNNRLMYIHSYQSVVWNTMVSRRIEAFGLKPTGGDLVLKGTTAHVLSAEEAESHSIHDIVMPLPGFDVIYPTHHVGKGYRELLAADGLDIDNMRHKVKDYSLAGAYRRILIRPSDVSWEVIHYDDPRISLVHTDFEKLENKPAPVFNKEGKYRALRMEFSLPPSTYATMAIREVLKLDTSIKKQTQLNTTWFN
- the LOC137125643 gene encoding endonuclease domain-containing 1 protein-like; translation: MMVYTTDQALVCLLLIVMAGGEVQEHFTPECKQFLYMGTQPRGLDEQPFKKICQFYAGKPRFVTLYDTYNHIPIYSAYTFKRSDGFKKVYVPWMYEPQLSTLSGSREMEQFPSERVHKSFEDVQAVLDDYSDTVMFERGQLNPDEHQADPDDKAATYTLTNVVPQVREFNIGPWAHHEHIIRRRLNNYCRGTAYMVTGITTSGHTIRRNNINRLGIPTYLWSAYCCVDFDHNAPFSERSKFPAFAAYGLNDRENNKVQEMTVQQLEEFLKRVTYVSSSFQIFYDNCMPLGSANRASHLP